A single Pseudomonas putida DNA region contains:
- a CDS encoding ABC transporter ATP-binding protein, with the protein MSFVSVQNLQKSYAGSPVFENIDCQIERGEFVTLLGPSGCGKSTLLRCIAGLTPVDGGKILLDGHDIVPLSPQKRGIGMVFQSYALFPNMTVEQNVAFGLRMQKVKADESQQRVREALALVELGNFAGRYPHQLSGGQCQRVALARSLVTRPRLLLLDEPLSALDARIRKHLREQIRAIQRELGLTTIFVTHDQEEALTMSDRIFLMNQGRIVQSGDAETLYTAPVDLFAAGFIGNYNLLDADSASRLLQRPVAGRLAIRPESITLGVNGELDAEVRSHSLLGNVVRYRVQVREVELVVDVLNRSPGDLHADGKRVSLSIDPTALREVA; encoded by the coding sequence ATGAGCTTCGTCAGCGTACAGAACCTGCAAAAAAGCTACGCCGGCAGCCCGGTGTTCGAGAACATCGACTGCCAGATCGAACGCGGCGAGTTCGTCACCCTGCTCGGCCCGTCCGGTTGCGGCAAGTCCACCCTGCTGCGCTGCATCGCCGGGCTGACCCCTGTGGACGGTGGCAAGATCCTCCTCGACGGCCACGACATCGTGCCGCTAAGCCCGCAAAAGCGCGGCATCGGCATGGTGTTCCAGAGCTATGCGCTGTTCCCCAACATGACTGTGGAACAGAACGTCGCCTTTGGCCTGCGCATGCAGAAGGTCAAGGCCGATGAAAGCCAGCAGCGCGTGCGCGAAGCATTGGCGCTGGTAGAGTTGGGCAACTTCGCCGGGCGCTACCCGCATCAGCTATCCGGCGGCCAGTGCCAACGCGTGGCCCTGGCCCGCTCGCTGGTCACCCGCCCGCGCCTGCTGCTGCTCGACGAGCCGTTGTCGGCGCTGGATGCGCGTATCCGCAAGCACCTGCGCGAGCAGATCCGTGCGATCCAGCGCGAGCTGGGGCTGACCACCATTTTCGTCACCCACGACCAGGAAGAGGCACTGACAATGTCGGACCGCATCTTCCTGATGAACCAGGGGCGCATCGTCCAGAGCGGCGATGCTGAAACCCTCTATACAGCGCCTGTGGACCTGTTCGCCGCCGGCTTCATCGGCAACTACAACCTGCTTGACGCCGACAGCGCCAGCCGCCTGCTGCAGCGCCCGGTAGCCGGCCGCCTGGCCATTCGCCCGGAGTCGATCACCCTGGGCGTCAACGGTGAACTGGACGCAGAGGTGCGCAGTCACAGCCTGCTTGGCAACGTCGTCCGCTACCGCGTACAAGTGCGTGAGGTGGAACTGGTGGTCGACGTGCTCAACCGTTCGCCTGGCGACCTGCATGCCGACGGCAAGCGGGTTTCCCTGTCGATCGACCCCACGGCGCTGCGCGAAGTGGCCTAA
- a CDS encoding ABC transporter permease: protein MRAEKPSTGLYHRVVVYLLFLILLLPLAGTLLYSLATSWSASLLPSGLTFKWYIALWSEPRFLAAFGQSLLVCLGSLLLSVVLILPLLFVVHYHFPKLDALMNILILLPFAVPPVVSSVGLLQLYGSGPMAMVGTPWILIGCYFTIALPFMYRAITNNLQAINLRDLMDAAQLLGASTWQAALLVVLPNLRKGLMVALLLSFSFLFGEFVFANLLVGTRYETLQVYLNNMRNSSGHFNSALVISYFAFVLVLTWVANRLNKDKT from the coding sequence ATGCGCGCTGAAAAGCCATCCACCGGGTTGTACCACCGCGTGGTCGTGTACCTGCTGTTCCTGATCCTGCTGCTGCCGCTGGCCGGCACCCTGCTCTACTCGCTGGCCACCAGCTGGTCGGCCAGCCTGCTGCCCAGCGGCCTGACCTTCAAATGGTACATCGCGCTGTGGAGCGAGCCACGCTTCCTGGCCGCGTTCGGCCAGTCGCTGCTGGTGTGCCTGGGCTCGCTGCTGCTGTCGGTGGTGCTGATCCTGCCGCTGCTGTTCGTGGTGCACTACCACTTCCCGAAACTCGACGCATTGATGAACATCCTCATCCTGCTGCCGTTCGCGGTGCCGCCGGTGGTGTCATCGGTGGGCCTGCTGCAGCTCTATGGCAGCGGCCCGATGGCGATGGTCGGCACGCCGTGGATCCTCATCGGCTGCTACTTCACCATCGCCTTGCCATTCATGTACCGGGCGATCACCAACAACCTGCAGGCGATCAACCTGCGCGACCTGATGGATGCCGCCCAGCTGCTCGGCGCCAGCACCTGGCAGGCCGCCTTGCTGGTGGTACTGCCGAACCTGCGCAAGGGCCTGATGGTGGCGCTGCTGCTGTCGTTCTCGTTCCTGTTCGGCGAGTTCGTGTTCGCCAACCTGCTGGTCGGCACCCGCTACGAGACCCTGCAGGTGTACCTGAACAACATGCGCAACAGCAGCGGCCACTTCAACAGCGCGCTGGTGATCTCCTACTTCGCCTTCGTGCTGGTGCTGACCTGGGTCGCCAACCGCCTGAACAAGGACAAAACCTGA
- a CDS encoding ABC transporter permease yields MRAGNRGRYLALLCLLPFAVFFVIFQIAPLAWVAINSLQSEAGWGVENFSKVFASKFYLQALQRSLEISFWSSLFGIVIATLGAYSLRQVDSKLRDFVSAFANMTSNFAGVPLAFAFIILLGFNGALTLLLKQIGLLEDFSIYSKSGLILVYTYFQIPLGVLLLYPAFDALREDWRESAALLGASHWQFWRHIGLPVLAPALLGTFVILLANALGAYATVYALTTGNFNVLPIRIAGLVAGDISLDPNLASALAMVLVGLMTLVTVVHQWLLKRSYHAR; encoded by the coding sequence GTGAGGGCCGGCAACCGTGGCCGCTACCTGGCCCTGCTCTGCCTGCTGCCGTTCGCCGTGTTCTTCGTCATCTTCCAGATCGCCCCGCTGGCCTGGGTCGCCATCAACAGCCTGCAATCGGAAGCGGGCTGGGGCGTGGAAAACTTCAGCAAGGTGTTCGCCTCGAAGTTCTACCTGCAGGCGCTGCAACGCAGCCTGGAGATCAGCTTCTGGTCGAGCCTGTTCGGCATCGTCATCGCTACGCTCGGCGCCTACTCGCTGCGCCAGGTCGACTCGAAGCTGCGCGACTTCGTCAGTGCCTTCGCCAACATGACCAGCAACTTCGCCGGAGTGCCGCTGGCCTTCGCCTTCATCATCCTGCTTGGTTTCAACGGTGCGCTGACCCTGCTGCTGAAACAGATCGGCCTGCTGGAAGACTTCAGCATCTATTCCAAGAGCGGCCTGATCCTGGTGTACACCTATTTCCAGATCCCGCTCGGCGTGCTGCTGCTCTACCCCGCCTTCGACGCCCTGCGCGAAGACTGGCGTGAATCGGCCGCGCTGCTCGGCGCCAGCCACTGGCAGTTCTGGCGGCATATCGGCCTGCCGGTATTGGCCCCGGCACTGCTCGGCACCTTCGTCATCCTGCTGGCCAACGCCCTCGGCGCCTACGCCACCGTGTATGCCCTGACCACCGGCAACTTCAACGTGCTGCCGATCCGCATTGCCGGCCTGGTAGCCGGGGACATCAGCCTCGACCCGAACCTGGCCAGCGCTCTGGCGATGGTGCTGGTGGGGTTGATGACGCTGGTCACGGTGGTTCATCAATGGCTGCTCAAGAGGAGCTACCATGCGCGCTGA
- a CDS encoding HAD family hydrolase — protein MALAIFDLDETLIHGDCASLWSEQMARLGWVDGKEFLRRDHELMEAYGKGHLRMEDYMAFSLEPIAGRTLEEVEHLVEPWVEEVIEPIIYGDACRCIAEHRKRGDRILIISASGTHLVGPIAARLGVDEYLAIELEAVNGVYTGKTHGVLTYREGKITRLLEWLDQEQENLEGASFYSDSRNDLPLLLKVDHPHVVNPDAVLREHAETNGWPILSWS, from the coding sequence ATGGCACTGGCAATTTTCGATCTGGACGAAACCTTGATTCACGGCGACTGCGCGTCGCTGTGGAGTGAACAGATGGCCCGGCTGGGCTGGGTCGACGGCAAGGAATTCCTGCGCCGCGACCATGAACTGATGGAGGCTTACGGCAAGGGCCACCTGCGGATGGAAGACTACATGGCGTTCAGCCTGGAGCCGATTGCCGGGCGCACGCTGGAGGAAGTCGAGCACCTGGTGGAGCCGTGGGTCGAAGAGGTGATCGAGCCGATCATCTACGGCGACGCCTGCCGCTGCATTGCCGAGCACCGCAAGCGGGGCGATCGCATCCTGATCATTTCTGCTTCAGGCACGCATTTGGTCGGGCCGATTGCGGCGCGGCTGGGGGTGGACGAGTACCTGGCGATCGAGCTGGAAGCGGTGAACGGGGTGTATACCGGCAAGACCCATGGGGTGTTGACCTACCGCGAGGGCAAGATCACCCGGCTGCTGGAATGGCTGGACCAGGAGCAGGAGAACCTGGAGGGGGCGAGTTTCTATTCCGACTCGCGCAATGATTTGCCGCTGTTGCTGAAGGTGGATCATCCGCATGTGGTTAATCCGGATGCGGTGCTCAGGGAGCATGCCGAGACCAATGGCTGGCCGATCTTGAGCTGGAGCTGA